One region of Caldimonas thermodepolymerans genomic DNA includes:
- the aspS gene encoding aspartate--tRNA ligase — protein MRTTYAGLVSEALMGQTVTLMGWAHRRRDHGGVIFIDLRDREGLVQVVCDPDRPEMFKVAEGVRNEYCLKVVGKVRARPAGTENPNLHSGKVEVLCHELEVLNPSVTPPFQLDDENLSETTRLTHRVLDLRRPYMQKNLMLRYRVAMEVRKFLDEHGFIDIETPMLTKSTPEGARDYLVPSRVHDGHFFALPQSPQLFKQLLMVAGFDRYYQITKCFRDEDLRADRQPEFTQIDIETSFMSEQEIRDLFEEMIRHVFRKVMDVDLGKYPVMTYADAMRLYGSDKPDLRVKLEFTELTDVMADVEFKVFSGPATMKGGRVAALRVPGGGEMSRGEIDAYTEFVKIYGAKGLAWIKVNDLAKGREGLQSPIVKNLHDRAIEETLKRTGAQNGDLIFFGADKAKIVNDALGALRVKIGHSDFGRKHGLFEDRWAPLWVIDFPMFEYDEEEQRWNAVHHPFTAPKDGHEDWMESEPERCLAKAYDMVLNGWELGGGSVRIHRADVQSKVFSALKIGPEEARVKFGFLLDALQYGAPPHGGLAFGLDRLVTLMTKAESIRDVIAFPKTQRAQCLLTGAPSMVDEKQLRELHIRLRNPQPAGDVSKA, from the coding sequence ATGAGAACGACCTATGCAGGCCTGGTCAGCGAAGCGCTGATGGGGCAGACCGTGACCCTGATGGGCTGGGCCCATCGTCGCCGCGACCACGGCGGCGTGATCTTCATCGACCTGCGTGACCGCGAAGGCCTGGTGCAGGTGGTGTGCGATCCGGACCGGCCCGAGATGTTCAAGGTCGCAGAGGGTGTGCGCAACGAGTACTGCCTGAAGGTGGTCGGCAAGGTGCGCGCGCGCCCGGCCGGCACCGAGAACCCGAACCTGCACAGCGGCAAGGTCGAGGTGCTGTGTCACGAGCTGGAGGTGCTCAACCCCAGCGTGACCCCGCCGTTCCAGCTGGACGACGAGAACCTGTCCGAGACCACGCGCCTGACGCACCGGGTGCTGGACCTGCGCCGCCCCTACATGCAGAAGAACCTCATGCTGCGCTACCGCGTGGCGATGGAGGTGCGCAAGTTCCTCGACGAGCACGGCTTCATCGACATCGAGACGCCGATGCTGACCAAGAGCACGCCGGAAGGCGCGCGTGACTACCTGGTGCCCAGCCGCGTGCACGACGGCCACTTCTTCGCGCTGCCGCAGTCGCCGCAGCTGTTCAAGCAGCTGCTGATGGTCGCCGGCTTCGACCGCTACTACCAGATCACCAAGTGCTTCCGCGACGAGGACCTGCGCGCCGACCGCCAGCCCGAGTTCACGCAGATCGACATCGAGACCTCGTTCATGTCGGAGCAGGAGATCCGTGACCTGTTCGAGGAGATGATCCGCCACGTCTTCCGCAAGGTGATGGACGTCGACCTGGGCAAGTACCCGGTGATGACCTACGCCGACGCGATGCGCCTGTACGGCTCGGACAAGCCGGACCTGCGCGTCAAGCTCGAGTTCACCGAGCTGACCGACGTGATGGCCGACGTGGAGTTCAAGGTGTTCTCCGGCCCGGCGACGATGAAGGGCGGCCGGGTGGCCGCGCTGCGCGTGCCCGGCGGCGGCGAGATGAGCCGCGGCGAGATCGACGCCTACACCGAGTTCGTGAAGATCTACGGCGCCAAGGGCCTGGCCTGGATCAAGGTCAACGACCTGGCCAAGGGCCGCGAGGGCCTGCAGTCGCCGATCGTCAAGAACCTGCACGACCGCGCGATCGAGGAGACCCTCAAGCGCACCGGCGCGCAGAACGGCGACCTGATCTTCTTCGGCGCGGACAAGGCCAAGATCGTCAACGACGCGCTGGGCGCGCTGCGCGTGAAGATCGGCCACAGCGACTTCGGCAGGAAGCACGGCCTGTTCGAGGACCGCTGGGCCCCGTTGTGGGTGATCGACTTCCCGATGTTCGAGTACGACGAGGAGGAGCAGCGCTGGAACGCGGTGCACCACCCGTTCACCGCGCCCAAGGACGGGCACGAGGACTGGATGGAGAGCGAGCCCGAGCGCTGCCTGGCCAAGGCCTACGACATGGTGCTCAACGGCTGGGAGCTGGGCGGCGGCTCGGTGCGCATCCACCGCGCCGACGTGCAGAGCAAGGTGTTCTCCGCGCTCAAGATCGGCCCCGAGGAGGCGCGCGTCAAGTTCGGCTTCCTGCTCGACGCGCTGCAGTACGGTGCGCCGCCGCACGGCGGCCTGGCCTTCGGCCTGGACCGCCTGGTCACGCTGATGACCAAGGCCGAGTCGATCCGCGACGTGATCGCCTTCCCCAAGACCCAGCGTGCCCAGTGCCTGCTCACCGGCGCGCCCAGCATGGTCGACGAGAAGCAGCTGCGCGAGCTGCACATCCGCCTGCGCAACCCGCAGCCGGCGGGCGACGTGTCCAAGGCCTGA
- the nudB gene encoding dihydroneopterin triphosphate diphosphatase, protein MSARPYKIPESVLVVIHTPDLQVLLLERADQPGFWQSVTGSKDRADEALALTAVREVGEETGIRVVAAPRPGEPEVGLDRLRDWGLRNVYEIYPVWRHRYAPGVTHNTEHVFGLQVPRDIPVRLAPREHLRHEWLPWREAADRCFSPSNAEAILQLPRFV, encoded by the coding sequence TTGAGCGCGCGTCCGTACAAGATTCCCGAATCCGTGCTGGTGGTGATCCACACGCCCGACCTGCAGGTGCTGCTGCTCGAGCGCGCCGACCAGCCCGGCTTCTGGCAGAGCGTGACCGGCTCGAAGGACCGCGCCGACGAGGCGCTGGCACTCACCGCGGTGCGCGAAGTCGGCGAGGAAACCGGCATCCGCGTCGTCGCGGCGCCGCGCCCCGGCGAGCCGGAGGTGGGGCTGGACCGGCTGCGCGACTGGGGCCTGCGCAACGTCTACGAGATCTACCCGGTGTGGCGCCACCGCTATGCCCCGGGGGTGACGCACAACACCGAGCACGTGTTCGGGCTGCAGGTGCCGCGCGACATCCCGGTGCGGCTGGCGCCGCGCGAGCACCTGCGCCATGAATGGCTGCCCTGGCGCGAGGCGGCGGACCGCTGCTTCTCGCCGTCCAACGCCGAGGCCATCCTCCAGCTGCCCCGTTTCGTCTAG
- a CDS encoding endonuclease/exonuclease/phosphatase family protein, translating to MTTNPLNSTLLPSGETTGAAADDGVLRVATYNIHKGVRGIGPAKRLEIHNLGLGVEALDADLVFLQEVRRFHELEARRFQRTWFGWPEQPQAEFLAPEGYEVAYRTNAVTRGGEHGNALLSRWPIGDIGHYDVSDHRFEQRGLLHVPVRWQGMEVHAIVAHFGLIHASRVRQGERLAQFIEEKVPRGAPVVVAGDFNDWSEKLDQLICRCGLRRAMPPNGKRALTFPSRVPVFALDRVYTRGLRCVSTFVPRGTMWARMSDHLPLVAELQLDG from the coding sequence ATGACGACCAATCCGCTCAACTCGACCCTGCTGCCCTCCGGAGAGACCACCGGCGCCGCGGCCGACGACGGCGTGCTGCGGGTGGCGACCTACAACATCCACAAGGGCGTGCGCGGGATCGGCCCGGCCAAGCGCCTGGAGATCCACAACCTGGGCCTGGGCGTCGAGGCCCTGGACGCCGACCTGGTGTTCCTGCAGGAGGTGCGGCGCTTCCACGAACTGGAGGCGCGCCGCTTCCAGCGCACCTGGTTCGGCTGGCCCGAACAGCCGCAGGCCGAGTTCCTCGCGCCCGAGGGCTACGAGGTGGCCTACCGCACCAACGCCGTCACGCGCGGCGGCGAGCACGGCAACGCGCTGCTGTCGCGCTGGCCGATCGGCGACATCGGGCACTATGACGTCTCGGACCACCGCTTCGAGCAGCGCGGCCTGCTGCACGTGCCGGTGCGCTGGCAGGGCATGGAGGTGCACGCCATCGTCGCGCACTTCGGGCTGATCCACGCCAGCCGGGTACGCCAGGGCGAGCGGCTGGCGCAGTTCATCGAGGAGAAGGTCCCGCGCGGCGCGCCGGTGGTGGTCGCCGGCGACTTCAACGACTGGAGCGAGAAGCTCGACCAGCTGATCTGCAGGTGCGGCCTGCGCCGCGCGATGCCGCCGAACGGCAAGCGGGCGCTGACCTTCCCGTCGCGCGTGCCGGTGTTCGCGCTGGACCGGGTCTACACGCGCGGCCTGCGCTGCGTCTCCACGTTCGTGCCGCGCGGCACGATGTGGGCGCGCATGTCGGATCACCTGCCGCTGGTGGCGGAGCTCCAGCTGGACGGGTAG
- the clsB gene encoding cardiolipin synthase ClsB — MTPPQDPQLLEHVRASPLAWYAQSRAQFVGGNAVRLLRGGCELFPALVAAVDRARHEVWFATYIFHDDATAVGVRQALERAAARGVRVRVVVDGFGSLATLPGLLKHLREAGVGVVVYRPIKGWWSWLKPGLLRRLHQKLCVVDGEVAFVGGINVIDDMLDLHHGWCEAPRLDYAVEVRGPVVAPIEQMARAVWTRACFGRDWRDELIGLARSPHRVARARRFLRRIRTTRWAGQERNLADMRPVRAAFVVRDNLRQRRTIERSYIEAIRNARTRVDLVSPYFYPGRAFRRALQQAARRGVRVRLLLQGKLDYRIAGLAARALYEELLAYGVHIYEYMPAFLHAKVALVDDDWATVGSSNIDPLSLLLNLEANVIVRDHRFVAELADEIDKAIAASREVTSGTEPGVPGWLNRLRRGLVAWCAHVYLRVAGATGRY, encoded by the coding sequence ATGACGCCGCCACAGGACCCCCAGCTCCTCGAGCACGTGCGGGCCAGTCCCCTGGCGTGGTATGCGCAGTCGCGCGCGCAGTTCGTCGGCGGCAACGCCGTGCGCCTGCTGCGCGGCGGCTGCGAGCTGTTCCCGGCGCTGGTCGCGGCGGTCGACCGCGCACGCCACGAGGTCTGGTTCGCGACCTACATCTTCCATGACGACGCCACCGCGGTCGGCGTGCGCCAGGCGCTGGAGCGCGCCGCCGCGCGCGGCGTGCGGGTGCGCGTGGTGGTCGACGGCTTCGGCTCGCTGGCGACGCTGCCCGGCCTGCTCAAGCACCTGCGCGAGGCCGGCGTCGGCGTCGTGGTGTACCGCCCGATCAAGGGCTGGTGGAGCTGGCTCAAGCCCGGGCTGCTGCGTCGCCTGCACCAGAAGCTGTGCGTGGTCGACGGCGAGGTCGCCTTCGTCGGCGGCATCAACGTGATCGACGACATGCTGGACCTGCACCACGGCTGGTGCGAGGCGCCGCGGCTGGACTATGCGGTCGAGGTGCGTGGCCCGGTGGTCGCGCCGATCGAGCAGATGGCGCGCGCGGTGTGGACGCGCGCCTGCTTCGGGCGCGACTGGCGCGACGAGCTGATCGGGCTGGCGCGCTCGCCGCACCGCGTCGCGCGCGCGCGGCGCTTCCTGCGCCGCATCCGCACCACGCGCTGGGCCGGGCAGGAGCGCAACCTGGCCGACATGCGGCCGGTGCGCGCCGCGTTCGTCGTGCGCGACAACCTGCGCCAGCGGCGCACCATCGAGCGCAGCTACATCGAGGCGATCCGCAATGCGCGCACGCGGGTCGACCTGGTCTCGCCGTACTTCTACCCGGGGCGCGCGTTCCGGCGCGCGCTGCAGCAGGCGGCACGGCGCGGCGTCCGGGTGCGCCTGCTGTTGCAGGGCAAGCTGGACTACCGCATTGCCGGGCTGGCCGCGCGCGCGCTGTACGAGGAGCTGCTGGCCTACGGCGTGCACATCTACGAGTACATGCCGGCCTTCCTGCACGCCAAGGTGGCGCTGGTCGACGACGACTGGGCCACCGTGGGCAGCTCCAACATCGACCCGCTGTCGCTGCTGCTCAACCTGGAGGCCAACGTGATCGTGCGCGACCACCGGTTCGTCGCCGAACTGGCCGACGAGATCGACAAGGCCATCGCCGCCTCGCGCGAGGTGACCAGCGGCACCGAGCCGGGCGTGCCGGGGTGGCTGAACCGCCTGCGTCGCGGCCTGGTCGCCTGGTGCGCGCATGTCTACCTGCGCGTGGCCGGCGCCACCGGGCGCTACTGA
- a CDS encoding ligase-associated DNA damage response exonuclease, with amino-acid sequence MADLVVERPEGLYCPPGDFHIDPWRPVHRAVITHAHADHARVGHAHYLAAAPAEGVLRARLGDISLQPLAYGETVEHRGVRVSLHPAGHVLGSAQVRIEHRGEVWVVSGDYKVEPDATCAPFEPVRCHCFITESTFGLPIYRWPPQQEVFAEINAWWAANAAAGRPSLLLGYSFGKAQRLLSGVDASIGPIVVHGAVEPVNRAYRAAGVALPATRLVSEVADKADLRRALVLAPPSVQGSAWRRRFASASDAFASGWMRLRGTRRRRGVDRGFVLSDHADWPGLMQAIAATGAGRVIVTHGYEAVLVRWLQQQGLQAGAFRTEYGDDAIEEAAAAGTGEDATP; translated from the coding sequence GTGGCGGACCTGGTCGTCGAACGCCCCGAGGGGCTGTACTGTCCGCCTGGCGACTTCCACATCGACCCGTGGCGGCCGGTGCACCGCGCCGTGATCACCCACGCCCATGCCGACCATGCCCGCGTCGGGCATGCGCACTACCTGGCCGCCGCACCGGCCGAGGGCGTGCTGCGCGCGCGGCTGGGCGACATCTCCCTGCAGCCGCTCGCCTACGGCGAGACGGTCGAGCACCGAGGCGTGCGCGTCTCGCTGCATCCGGCCGGGCACGTGCTCGGCTCGGCCCAGGTGCGCATCGAGCATCGCGGCGAGGTGTGGGTGGTCTCGGGCGACTACAAGGTGGAGCCTGATGCGACCTGCGCACCCTTCGAGCCGGTGCGCTGCCATTGCTTCATCACCGAATCGACCTTCGGCCTGCCGATCTACCGCTGGCCGCCGCAGCAGGAGGTGTTCGCCGAGATCAATGCCTGGTGGGCGGCCAACGCCGCCGCCGGCCGCCCCAGCCTGCTGCTGGGCTACAGCTTCGGCAAGGCGCAGCGGCTGCTCAGCGGCGTGGACGCCTCGATCGGGCCCATCGTCGTGCACGGCGCGGTGGAACCGGTGAACCGGGCCTACCGTGCCGCCGGCGTCGCGCTGCCGGCGACCCGGCTGGTGTCGGAAGTGGCGGACAAGGCCGATCTGCGGCGCGCCCTGGTGCTCGCGCCGCCCAGCGTGCAGGGCAGTGCCTGGCGGCGCCGCTTTGCCAGTGCCAGCGACGCGTTCGCCAGCGGCTGGATGCGCCTGCGCGGCACGCGGCGGCGGCGCGGCGTCGACCGCGGCTTCGTGCTGTCCGACCATGCCGACTGGCCGGGGCTGATGCAGGCCATCGCGGCCACCGGCGCCGGGCGGGTCATCGTGACGCACGGCTACGAAGCGGTGCTGGTGCGCTGGTTGCAGCAGCAGGGGCTGCAGGCCGGGGCCTTCCGCACCGAGTACGGCGACGACGCGATCGAGGAGGCCGCGGCCGCCGGCACCGGGGAGGACGCCACGCCATGA